The sequence CCATGTTTGGATTAAAACCACCTTGCTGTCCCTGAATCGGACCTTGCCACTGTTTTCCTTGTCCGGGTGGCTGCTTAGCTCCTATGAAACCGCCTCGTAAGTTATGAATTTGTCCATCCTTTTGAAAAACTCCACTGGCTTTGAGTCCTGAACCTAGGGTATTGCGTATCGCACCCGGAGAGTATCCCGAGCCAAATTGACCATTGGGTAATTGACTAGGGAACCCCTGCTGTCCGATGGGCTCATAAGGATTATTAGGCTTATCCCCAACGAACCTCATTATGCTCCCTCCTTTATTCACTTCAATGTGCTTTTATCTCATGATATGATAGTGAGTATTGAAGGGTTCTGAAAGGAGAATTTAATGGCTAAGAAATCAACACCTCTTGCCAAAACAATATCTCGCCGCAGTTTCTTCCAAAAAATTGGCGGTTTTATTGCACACCACTGGCTGCTTAGTTCTGTTCCTGTTGCGGGAGCTGGGGCTCTGGGCTGGGCAGAATTTGATACTCTTTCTTTAAAACTCCAAAAATGGGATCTCTCTTACCCAAATCTGCCCTTGGCTCTAGAGGGAAAAACCATTTGCCAGCTGAGCGATTTGCACCTTGAAAGCTTACGGATTTCTCCGGAAAAAATCCAGCAAAGTGTGATGACTCAAAAGCCTGACCTCCTGGTAATAACAGGGGATATTATTTCAACCAGGACGGATTTGGATAAATTAGCACCCTATCTCAGTGGGCTGACTGCTCCTTTCGGAAATTATGTGGTTATGGGTAACAACGATTATAGTCATTTATCTCGGACTCTTTTGAAACGCTACCTCCAGGAGTTTGAAACCCTGGGCTGGATTCCGTTGCTGAATGATGCCATTTTTCTCAAACAGCTTAATCTTTGGGTTATTGGAATTGATGACCCGGCAACTGCGCATGATGAAGTAGATTTAGCCTACCAAAAGGTGCTATCTGCCCAGTCAACTCTATCCAACTCTCCCTTTCGCTTAGCCTTGGCTCATTCTTCAGATTGCCTGGACGATGTGGCAAAACACGGAGCAGATCTTCTACTTACAGGCCATACCCATGGCGGTCAAATCCGTCTGCCGGGATTCGGCCCGCTAATCACTAATACCTACCTGGGAGATCTAGGGTTTTATGAGGGATATCATGTCATTAATGGAGTACCCTTATATATCAATACGGGCATTGGCGAAAGTATGATTCCTCTCCGTTTTAATGTTCCCCCCGAAATCGCTTTCTTCACCTTGCATCGTGGGAATGAGCAGCCTAAGCATGAGACGGGTTAAGTTAACCGAGTAAATTAAAGAGAGGCCCCAGAACTTTTTGGTTGTGGGACCTCTCTTTGTTTCTGCACTTATTATTGTGCTCATAAAACAGGTATTTTCGAACATTCTCTCTGTTCTCCAAGCCCAGAACGCAGTATGAGACAGCGTGACGTCTATACATAAGTAGAAAAGCAAACTTCCGTTTAAGCGACCGACCCCAGATGGGGCAGTGTACAAGGATGTACACTGCCGCCAGTGAGCCAAGGTCCCTTCTCGCCGTCCTGCAAGAAGGCTAATTCGTGTGAAGACAGTGTCTTTTAAGAAGGGTAACCCGTGCGAAAACATTGTTTTCGTAGGCTACAGGGACACTTGGCCATCCATGGCCTGCGGATGGCTCATCTGGCACGATAGTCTCCAGTGGAGATTATCGCCGTAGGCGGGTTCTTCAAAACAATACTATCGTGCCGAAGGATGAACCCCTCTCCACAAAGCCGGGAGCTTGAACGGTTAGTTTGCTCTGCGAATGTATGACAGAACGATGGCTCATACAAGTCCGCCTAAATACTAAAAGTATGGTTGCCAATCCGTTTGATGACAGTACGACTCTTAATCCATTTGTCCGTAGCTGTTTGTGGGTTGTAGTAAAAGATTGCCCCGTTTGTCGGGTCCAGGCCAGATAGAGCGGCTTCGGCTGCTTTGTAGGCTTGATCATCGGGATCCAAATGAATTTGCCGATCGTCAACCGCTGTAAAAGCTCCGGATTGGTAGACAATTCCTTTGATTGTTTTAGGAAAACGGGGATCCTTGAGTCGATTAAGTACAACCGCTCCGACAGCTACTTGCCCTAAGAAATCTTCTCCGCGAGCTTCTCCGTAGATGACCCGACTCAATAGCTCTACTTCCTCTTTGGAGACCAGACGTCCCAAACCACGGGAGTGAATTTGACTGTTGTCTTTAGGATCAGGGAGCTGGCTAACCTGTTTGTCAACTTTCTTTGTGTCTTGAGATACAATTATCTCATATGTCTGAATATCTGATTTCGGTTGTTCGGAAGACAGTTGGCTTGAATCAGCAACTCTGGACTCTTGTTTATAAACTGTTGCTAACACTGGGATACTTCGTAAGATATTAACCCACCACGGCGTGTCTTCGGCAACTTCTCTTACTTTCTTGTCAGAGATTACCGGGGTAGTTGAAACTGCTACGACTTCCTTTGTATACTCCTTAACATCCCTGGGCTGGAGATACTCAGGTTTTTTGTGAACGATTGGGTTGGGAACCCATAAGGTCTGTCCCTCCCGAATTTGATCAGGACTTTTTATCCGGTTAAATTTTACGAGTTCATCAACCGACGTTTGATACCTTTCTGCTAAATGCCAAAGAGTTTCACCACGCTGAACCGCTATCTTCATGGTAGTTGACGAATTTGCATAGATCCCGTTATTATCATTGTTAACGATTTTGCTCCCGAGTCCTAGAGCAGGATAGATATTGGCCTGCCATAAACACAAACACATTATCCCACATAGGAAAATCGCCAAAGACTTCCGACATCGTCGGTGTGGTAATAAAATAAAAATCACCTCTTGTTATAGACTATTTCTAGTCTTTCCCAATTAAGGTGGGTTTTATAACTACCTGCTTAAATGCTTAATAGTGGCAGAATGCTTTTTCCTTATTTGTCATATGCTACTGTTGCATACATATACTATTATGACTGAGCAAAGATAGATTAGTCTCATCTTTTGTTTTGTCGATTATTGTAAGTGAGGTGAGGTTGACAACTTGAAGGCTTTTATTAAAAACCTATTATTGTCGTTATCTCCCCCTGAAGATCCCCCGCTCAGCGAGGAGGAACGCCTGCTTGCGGAAATCGAAGAAACTAGAGAAAAAATGGAGCACGCCTGGAACCGCTTGGACTATGCGGCTCCAGAATATGTAGAAATTGCCGTACTCGAGCTTCTGCTCGCTGAAACCCAATATGGAATTCTCAACAAACGCTATCGTCTAATGTTAGGGTTAAAAGATGCCTCTTACTTTATTCCCTCCAGGGCCAGAGCTTTATCCACAACTCTAGAGGAGAGCTGTCTAAATCATGCATTTTATAGATCACTTTCAAATCCCTCTAGAGAGAATCCTGCTGTATCCTTACCTCAGTTAACTTCTCCAAATTCATAGAGATTCATCAGAGGATTATTCAGGAGATTTTTCAGAGAGTAGAAAAGCGTGTTAAAAGGACCGTCCCCCTAACACGAAAGCTCCGCCGATTTTCGGCGGAGCTTTCTTTCGGCGGAGCTTTCTTATCTTAGCCCGGTTAATATCACGTCGACCATTGCCTG comes from Desulfosporosinus meridiei DSM 13257 and encodes:
- a CDS encoding metallophosphoesterase — protein: MAKKSTPLAKTISRRSFFQKIGGFIAHHWLLSSVPVAGAGALGWAEFDTLSLKLQKWDLSYPNLPLALEGKTICQLSDLHLESLRISPEKIQQSVMTQKPDLLVITGDIISTRTDLDKLAPYLSGLTAPFGNYVVMGNNDYSHLSRTLLKRYLQEFETLGWIPLLNDAIFLKQLNLWVIGIDDPATAHDEVDLAYQKVLSAQSTLSNSPFRLALAHSSDCLDDVAKHGADLLLTGHTHGGQIRLPGFGPLITNTYLGDLGFYEGYHVINGVPLYINTGIGESMIPLRFNVPPEIAFFTLHRGNEQPKHETG
- a CDS encoding cell wall hydrolase, which encodes MCLCLWQANIYPALGLGSKIVNNDNNGIYANSSTTMKIAVQRGETLWHLAERYQTSVDELVKFNRIKSPDQIREGQTLWVPNPIVHKKPEYLQPRDVKEYTKEVVAVSTTPVISDKKVREVAEDTPWWVNILRSIPVLATVYKQESRVADSSQLSSEQPKSDIQTYEIIVSQDTKKVDKQVSQLPDPKDNSQIHSRGLGRLVSKEEVELLSRVIYGEARGEDFLGQVAVGAVVLNRLKDPRFPKTIKGIVYQSGAFTAVDDRQIHLDPDDQAYKAAEAALSGLDPTNGAIFYYNPQTATDKWIKSRTVIKRIGNHTFSI